From Halobacillus sp. Marseille-Q1614, the proteins below share one genomic window:
- the hisD gene encoding histidinol dehydrogenase: protein MKIIQKNDLTSLKRSVDQGTAEQRNSVIQIIRQVKEAGDQAVRSFTEQFDGVLVDDWRVGSKEIEEAYNSIDKEYVKTMEEAAANIRSFHEKQQTSSWFDTAANGTILGQRITPIDAAGVYVPGGTAAYPSSLFMNVIPAQVAGVQRIVVVTPPGEDGKISNGTLAAAKILGVEEIYKVGGAQAIAALAYGTETLSPVDKITGPGNVFVALAKREVFGDVDIDMIAGPSEIAVLADESAKANEIAADLLSQAEHDARSSSVLVTTSEQLAQGVSEEVLKQLETLPRTEIASASIKDYGAIILCNSKEEAIAAVNEIAAEHLEIMTEEPFEDMAKIKHAGAIFLGPYSSEPVGDYFAGPNHVLPTSGTARFSSPLSVDDFLKKSSIISYSRQALNENVDKIAQFARLEGLEGHARAVESRKERWK, encoded by the coding sequence TTGAAAATCATCCAGAAGAACGACCTGACCTCTTTAAAAAGAAGTGTGGATCAGGGAACCGCGGAACAGAGAAACTCGGTCATTCAAATTATTCGTCAGGTAAAAGAAGCGGGCGATCAGGCGGTCCGCTCATTCACTGAGCAATTTGATGGAGTTTTAGTAGACGATTGGCGGGTCGGCTCAAAAGAAATAGAAGAAGCTTATAATTCCATTGACAAGGAATATGTGAAAACCATGGAGGAGGCAGCCGCTAACATTCGGTCTTTTCATGAGAAGCAGCAGACCAGCTCCTGGTTTGATACGGCTGCGAACGGAACGATCCTTGGGCAGCGAATTACACCTATTGATGCCGCCGGTGTATACGTGCCGGGAGGAACAGCGGCTTATCCTTCTTCCTTATTTATGAACGTTATTCCTGCTCAGGTAGCCGGTGTTCAAAGGATCGTCGTTGTAACACCGCCCGGAGAGGACGGAAAAATTTCTAATGGGACACTCGCCGCTGCAAAAATTCTTGGTGTAGAAGAAATCTATAAAGTCGGTGGAGCGCAGGCGATTGCAGCTTTAGCTTATGGTACAGAGACCCTTTCTCCTGTTGATAAAATTACCGGACCGGGCAATGTATTTGTTGCTTTGGCAAAACGGGAAGTATTCGGGGATGTCGATATTGATATGATCGCAGGACCGAGTGAGATTGCGGTTTTAGCTGACGAGTCTGCAAAAGCGAACGAAATAGCTGCAGACCTTTTATCACAAGCTGAGCATGATGCCCGTTCATCAAGTGTGTTGGTGACAACAAGCGAGCAGCTGGCTCAAGGAGTGTCAGAGGAAGTTCTGAAGCAGCTTGAAACCCTTCCGAGGACAGAAATTGCTTCAGCAAGTATTAAGGATTATGGAGCGATTATCCTTTGTAATTCCAAGGAAGAAGCAATTGCAGCTGTTAATGAAATAGCTGCTGAGCACTTAGAAATTATGACAGAAGAACCGTTTGAGGATATGGCAAAAATTAAGCATGCGGGAGCGATTTTTCTCGGTCCTTACAGCAGTGAGCCGGTAGGCGATTACTTTGCCGGTCCAAACCACGTGCTGCCAACGAGCGGAACAGCAAGGTTCTCAAGCCCGCTTAGTGTTGATGATTTCCTTAAAAAATCGAGCA